In one window of Fulvia fulva chromosome 5, complete sequence DNA:
- a CDS encoding Prolyl 3,4-dihydroxylase ofd1: protein MKRRADDNQANGNGSNKRPATEQSAIEKFRSGLFDPKSVKSYANEYVESGPYKHAVIHELMNDSLLRDVRNEIVENIEFTPKETDIYKIHQSGDLANLDGLPASALEKLPSLLKLRDALYSYDFRQWVSMVSGAGALSGKKTDMAVNVYVPGCHLLCHDDVIGSRRVSYILYLTNPDKPWKAEWGGALRLYPTDEIKDQEGKTFKLPQSMWTKVIPPAWNQLSFFAVQPGESFHDVEEVYHRGAGASEDDGGRVRMAISGWFHIPQEGEEAFEPGLEERLAEKSSLQQLQGKADEFDEPQHEWHDPSHGNKTSEGEDDELTESELDHLIKFMTPNYLTPETVEELNELFSEESVLQLTDFLSPKFSTALRTALESHSEDAIAFKTSRPPHKHRYQYLHASTTSPPDPDSPLKQLLNELLPSLAFRKWLSLVTGLSLKRCSILARRFRQGLDYQLAQGYEGEEPQLEFTLCITPSSGWAPDEEPQAEGGASNDAKPTASAEEDNVGGYELYMAGDDEEDDEGSDDGVTIPANVQSHTGAGQRRSAKKREADPAVYQAAADDEDDGILFSNPAGWNTMSIVLRDKGTLKFVKYVSQKAPGARMDVTGSYEVEPEDDDDEEDEE, encoded by the coding sequence ATGAAGCGCAGAGCGGACGACAACCAGGCCAATGGCAATGGCAGCAACAAGAGACCCGCCACTGAGCAGTCTGCCATCGAAAAATTCCGCAGCGGTCTTTTTGACCCGAAAAGTGTCAAAAGTTATGCCAATGAATATGTCGAATCGGGACCATATAAGCATGCTGTCATTCACGAACTGATGAACGACAGTCTACTCCGTGATGTTCGCAATGAGATTGTCGAGAACATTGAATTTACACCAAAGGAGACCGACATCTACAAGATCCACCAATCTGGCGACTTGGCGAATCTGGATGGTCTTCCTGCTTCGGCGCTGGAGAAACTGCCGTCGTTATTGAAGCTGAGGGATGCGCTATACAGCTACGACTTTCGGCAATGGGTCTCGATGGTCTCTGGAGCTGGTGCATTGTCCGGCAAGAAGACCGATATGGCTGTCAATGTTTATGTCCCTGGATGCCATCTCCTCTGCCATGACGATGTGATCGGCAGTCGACGAGTCAGCTACATTCTGTACCTTACGAATCCCGATAAGCCCTGGAAAGCAGAATGGGGAGGTGCGCTTCGTCTCTACCCGACAGACGAGATCAAGGACCAAGAAGGCAAAACCTTCAAGCTCCCACAATCAATGTGGACGAAGGTCATCCCTCCCGCCTGGAACCAGCTCTCGTTCTTCGCGGTACAACCTGGCGAGAGCTTCCACGATGTCGAAGAGGTGTACCATCGTGGCGCTGGCGCTAGTGAAGACGACGGAGGTCGTGTACGTATGGCAATCAGCGGCTGGTTCCACATTCCGCAAGAAGGCGAAGAAGCGTTCGAACCAGGACTTGAGGAACGACTTGCCGAGAAGAGCTCACTCCAGCAACTTCAAGGCAAAGCCGATGAGTTTGACGAGCCACAACATGAATGGCATGACCCTAGCCACGGCAACAAAACATCAGAAGGCGAAGACGACGAGCTCACCGAATCGGAACTCGATCATCTCATCAAATTCATGACTCCCAACTACCTCACCCCTGAGACCGTCGAAGAACTTAATGAACTCTTCTCCGAAGAATCAGTCCTGCAACTGACCGACTTCCTCAGTCCGAAATTCTCCACTGCCCTCCGCACAGCGTTAGAATCCCATTCCGAAGACGCCATCGCCTTCAAAACTTCCCGTCCGCCTCACAAACACCGCTACCAATACCTGCACGCCTCTACCACATCTCCACCAGACCCGGACTCGCCTCTAAAACAACTCCTGAATGAGCTCTTACCGAGCTTAGCATTCCGCAAATGGCTCTCCCTCGTGACAGGTCTCTCCCTGAAACGCTGCTCAATCCTCGCACGCCGCTTCCGTCAAGGTCTCGATTACCAACTCGCGCAAGGCTACGAAGGTGAGGAACCACAGCTAGAGTTCACACTCTGCATCACACCATCTTCTGGCTGGGCTCCCGATGAAGAACCGCAAGCTGAAGGCGGCGCATCAAACGACGCTAAGCCCACTGCCAGCGCGGAAGAAGATAACGTCGGCGGCTACGAACTCTACATGGCCGGCGATGATGAAGAAGACGACGAAGGGTCTGACGACGGCGTCACAATCCCAGCCAACGTTCAGTCTCATACTGGAGCAGGACAGAGAAGATCAGCGAAGAAGAGGGAAGCGGACCCCGCGGTGTATCAGGCCGCCGCAGATGACGAGGATGATGGAATCCTGTTCAGCAACCCTGCAGGATGGAATACGATGAGTATTGTGTTGAGAGACAAAGGCACACTCAAGTTTGTGAAGTACGTGAGTCAAAAAGCGCCGGGAGCGAGGATGGATGTGACGGGAAGCTACGAAGTAGAGCCGGaggatgatgatgatgaagAGGATGAAGAGTAG
- a CDS encoding Peptidyl-prolyl cis-trans isomerase ssp-1, whose product MATGLPAGWEVRHSNSKNLPYYFNPATKESRWEPPANTDSETLKHYMGQYHTANQRPDGANQANLDGKIRCAHLLVKHAGSRRPSSWREANITRSKDDAMNIIRQHESRIKSGETSLGDLAVTESDCSSARKRGDLGFFGKGDMQVEFEQASFGLKPGEVSLVIETQSGLHIIERLE is encoded by the exons ATG GCTACAGGTCTGCCTGCCGGCTGGGAAGTCCGACACTCGAACAGCAAGAACTTGCCCTACTACTTCAACCCAGCGACCAAGGAGTCACGATGGGAGCCTCCGGCAAACACCGACAGCGAGACGCTCAAGCACTATATGGGCCAGTACCACACGGCTAACCAACGCCCAGACGGCGCAAACCAGGCGAATCTTGACGGCAAGATTCGATGCGCCCACCTCCTGGTCAAGCATGCCGGTTCGCGACGCCCGTCGTCGTGGCGCGAGGCAAACATTACTCGCTCCAAGGACGACGCAATGAACATTATCCGTCAGCACGAGAGCAGGATCAAGAGTGGCGAAACTAGCTTGGGCGACCTGGCTGTGACGGAGAGTGACTGCAGCTCTGCCAGGAAGCGAGGTGACCT AGGTTTCTTTGGAAAAGGCGACATGCAAGTCGAGTTCGAGCAAGCATCATTTGGCCTCAAACCTGGTGAGGTATCACTGGTGATTGAGACGCAGTCTGGACTTCACATCATCGAAAG GCTGGAGTAG
- a CDS encoding Alpha-xylosidase A produces the protein MTRMNANVTTQQYMFGPKLLVTPVTLPYVTEWDVYLPKMDASNGTREWTYWWTNETYAGGQMVAVPTPLEWIPVFHLGGRDELLRGNVF, from the coding sequence ATGACAAGGATGAACGCAAATGTTACGACGCAGCAGTACATGTTCGGGCCGAAATTGCTGGTCACGCCGGTGACCTTGCCGTATGTGACGGAGTGGGACGTGTACCTCCCGAAGATGGACGCGAGCAATGGAACGAGGGAGTGGACGTATTGGTGGACGAATGAAACGTATGCGGGTGGGCAGATGGTTGCGGTGCCGACGCCGTTGGAGTGGATTCCGGTCTTCCATCTTGGGGGAAGGGATGAGCTTTTGAGGGGGAATGTGTTTTGA
- a CDS encoding putative amino-acid permease, with translation MDAHDVEASKGRNWDKSGTDVDYIPTHDNELPPEAPMSQQLARELTARQVQMIAIGGTIGTGLFLGTGNSLAKGGPASMLIAYSIVGAIVFITMLSLGEMAAFIPVGGTFCTFAGRFVDDAFGFALTWNYSFNDAVSTAADLMALQLLLQYWTTTDNFPGWALSLIFLFILLALNIVSVRAYGEMEYWLSLLKVITIIIFIILGIAVNCGGNTTGEYIGTRYWYQGDAPFVNGIGGFASVFVTASFAYGGTESIAITAGETKDPQSTLPKVVRNVFWRVLIFYILSVLIIGLNVPYDYPSLATKDARTSPFTIVFQMAGSKAAGSFINAVVMTSVISAGNHALFAGSRLMYSLAVNRHAPQFLGQLNRHQVPWIAVLATAAIGGLCFGASHIGAGQLWSWLQNIVGVSNQLSWIAIGFASLRFRTGIRKQGLEHLLPFKNWTYPYGPVASVVLNSVLVLVQGWSCFSPRFKAVDFVSFYVELPIMLIMFLGWKLLKKTHFVRLEEMDFVTDRYDQGYTLEERDEMLRKAKLSPWAKGQGWKERGKRSACGSSSDQSCIRTMSPLLLNP, from the exons ATGGACGCCCACGATGTCGAGGCCTCCAAAGGTCGCAACTGGGACAAGTCCGGCACAGATGTCGACTACATACCAACACACGACAATGAACTACCTCCAGAAGCGCCCATGAGCCAACAACTCGCTCGCGAACTCACTGCTCGGCAAGTCCAAATGATAGCAATTGGAGGAACAATCGGAACTGGCCTCTTTCTCGGTACTGGAAACTCGCTGGCGAAAGGGGGTCCTGCTTCGATGCTGATCGCATACTCGATCGTTGGAGCTATTGTCTTCATTACGATGTTGTCGCTGGGCGAAATGGCTGCCTTCATCCCGGTAGGAGGGACTTTCTGCACATTTGCTGGGCGGTTCGTTGACGATGCGTTTGGGTTCGCACTGACCTGG AACTACTCGTTCAACGATGCTGTGTCGACAGCTGCCGATCTCATGGCACTGCAGCTCCTACTACAGTACTGGACCACCACCGACAACTTCCCTGGCTGGGCACTAAGCTTGATCTTCCTATTCATTTTGCTCGCTTTGAACATCGTTTCTGTCCGAGCGTATGGTGAAATGGAGTATTGGCTTTCGTTGCTCAAGGTCATCACTATCATAATCTTCATCATCCTTGGTATTGCAGTCAACTGCGGTGGCAACACTACCGGAGAATACATCGGAACGAGATACTGGTACCAAGGCGACGCCCCGTTCGTCAACGGCATTGGTGGATTTGCGAGCGTCTTTGTGACGGCCTCTTTCGCATATGGTGGCACCGAGTCGATCGCGATCACTGCTGGAGAAACTAAAGACCCGCAAAGTACACTACCCAAGGTGGTTCGCAATGTGTTCTGGAGAGTCTTGATATTCTACATCCTCTCAGTACTAATCATAGGGCTGAACGTGCCATACGACTACCCCAGTTTGGCCACAAAGGACGCCAGAACGTCACCCTTCACGATCGTCTTCCAGATGGCAGGCAGCAAAGCTGCTGGCAGTTTCATCAACGCGGTTGTGATGACATCGGTCATTTCAGCTGGCAACCACGCGCTTTTCGCAGGATCTCGACTGATGTACTCGCTGGCCGTCAATCGCCATGCGCCTCAATTCCTTGGCCAGCTCAACCGACACCAGGTTCCTTGGATCGCTGTACTTGCCACTGCTGCCATCGGCGGACTTTGCTTTGGAGCAAGCCACATTGGTGCTGGTCAGCTGTGGTCATGGTTGCAAAATATCGTTGGTGTTTCGAATCAGCTTTCCTGGATTGCAATTGGCTTCGCGTCACTGCGCTTCCGCACTGGTATAAGGAAGCAAGGCCTCGAGCACCTTCTACCCTTCAAGAACTGGACATATCCATATGGTCCTGTAGCATCAGTTGTTCTCAACAGTGTGTTGGTTCTGGTCCAAGGATGGTCCTGCTTCTCGCCTCGCTTCAAGGCTGTCGACTTCGTCAGCTTCTATGTTGAGCTCCCGATCATGCTCATCATGTTCCTTGGCTGGAAGCTCTTGAAGAAGACGCATTTCGTCAGGTTGGAGGAAATGGACTTTGTCACAGATCGCTACGACCAGGGTTACACGCTCGAGGAACGTGATGAGATGCTCCGAAAGGCTAAGCTGAGTCCGTGGGCGAAGGGTCAGGGGTGGAAAGAGCGAGGGAAGCGGTCGGCATGTGGCTCTTCTTCTGATCAGTCATGTATCAGAACTATGTCCCCTCTTCTACTGAACCCTTGA
- a CDS encoding DNA-directed RNA polymerase II subunit RPB9, with product MSNNDMDNSPVPEDKMEGSKKISFRFCRECSNMLYPKEDRINSTLMFACRTCQFSEPATASCIWRNALKDDIKETEGEIDDVAQDPTVGDSSDTAMEDVENIEGEDVVPEMCTLCGQEILCPICEKPTDGMLALEVDDPAEKNQEKKEDLVDAEKRERAFSHTPTSSAQSARRATPSSSRVNSALLKLECNSSTSAADARMSGRRLLDDRMVQEKA from the exons ATGTCAAACAACGACATGGACAACTCGCCGGTCCCCGAGGACAAGATGGAAGGCTCAAAGAAGATCAGCTTCCGCTTCTGTCGCGAGTG CTCGAACATGCTCTACCCAAAGGAGGACCGCATCAACAGCACCCTCATGTTCGCTTGCCGCACCTGCCAGTTCAGCGAGCCCGCAACCGCATCTTGCATTTGGCGCAACGCCTTGAAGGACGACATCAAAGAGACCGAAGGCGAGATTGATGATGTCGCTCAGGATCCTACGGTGGGTGACTCTTCCGATACAGCGATGGAGGATGTAGAGAATATCGAAGGCGAAGACGTCGTGCCGGAGATGTGCACCCTCTGCGGACAGGAGATTCTGTGCCCGATCTGCGAAAAGCCCACCGACGGCATGCTCGCCCTCGAGGTCGACGATCCTGCTGAGAAGAATCAGgagaagaaggaggacttGGTCGACGCCGAGAAGAGGGAGCGCGCATT CTCCCACACGCCGACATCGAGTGCGCAAAGTGCCAGACGCGCGACGCCGTCTTCTTCCAGAGTCAACAGCGCACTGCTGAAACTGGAATG CAACTCTTCTACGTCTGCTGCGGATGCTCGAATGTCTGGTCGACGGCTACTGGACGATAGAATGGTTCAGGAAAAAGCTTAG
- a CDS encoding Lysophospholipase 2 yields MAVRSLVATLALCAAARAAPAPEALEPRLIPVVDFDYAPKPTSCPSTALVRNADSVNADEKNFVSSRKPKADKSLAAWLKKQGNFNAASQPLVGFTSSGGGYRALLETAGVIQAIDGRDSNFGTSGIFQGLTYEAGLSGGAWFLSSLAGNNWPTISSLRDELWEEAFQASLLLPANILASDQYVEIAVDLTAKDVAGFDNTIVDPYGRLLSYQLLHGNDGGDDIRLSSLTGLSNFTSYNVPYPIITTLGVDNSYEGQCYPTINATQYEFHPYEYGSWDKGVAAFAQSKYMGSDLTNGKPTNANKCIKDYDNIGYVFGTSSDIFAAVCQAIEPATTGNASLAQVLQALVNETKTPAFQDLFGIYPNPFYKLPQSPTVKDRQLITMADGGLAGQNVPIWPFIQNKGRVVDVLIANDNSADTTDNFPNGTEIHQTYLNAQATGLTRMPYIPDVAEFVAKGLNKRATFFGCEDKSKMFIIYLPNVNYTFASNQPTSKIQYSVEETNAMINNGNQIATQNGDKQWPFCFACGIKNRDGAKLPKGCDACFSKYCYKR; encoded by the exons ATGGCTGTCCGTTCACTTGTCGCCACTCTCGCTTTGTGCGCTGCTGCACGTGCAGCACCCGCGCCAGAGGCCTTGGAACCTCGCCTGATACCAGTCGTCGACTTCGACTATGCTCCAAAGCCAACAAGCTGCCCGAGCACAGCACTTGTACGCAATGCAGACAGTGTCAACGCCGATGAGAAGAATTTCGTCTCTTCCAGGAAACCAAAGGCGGACAAGAGCCTCGCTGCTTGGTTGAAGAAGCAAGGCAACTTCAATGCGGCCTCCCAACCATTGGTTGGCTTCACTTCTTCTGGAGGTGGCTATCGCGCTCTGCTCGAGACTGCCGGTGTGATACAAGCAATTGATGGACGAGACAGCAACTTTGGCACCAGTGGTATCTTCCAAGGTCTCACGTATGAGGCTGGTCTTTCAG GTGGAGCATGGTTTCTCAGCTCGTTAGCTGGTAACAACTGGCCCACAATTTCATCCCTACGCGATGAACTATGGGAAGAGGCCTTCCAAGCCAGTCTCTTACTGCCGGCAAACATTCTCGCCTCCGACCAGTATGTAGAAATTGCAGTCGATCTGACCGCCAAGGACGTAGCCGGCTTCGACAACACCATCGTCGACCCATATGGCCGCCTGCTCTCCTACCAGCTTCTGCACGGCAATGACGGCGGTGATGACATCCGCCTCTCCTCCCTGACCGGCCTCAGCAACTTTACTTCCTACAACGTCCCCTACCCAATCATCACCACTCTCGGTGTCGATAACAGCTACGAAGGCCAATGCTATCCAACCATAAACGCCACTCAATACGAGTTCCACCCCTACGAGTACGGTTCCTGGGATAAAGGCGTTGCGGCCTTCGCCCAGTCAAAGTACATGGGCAGCGATCTCACCAACGGCAAACCCACAAACGCCAATAAATGCATCAAAGACTACGACAATATTGGCTACGTCTTCGGCACATCGTCCGACATTTTCGCCGCGGTGTGTCAAGCTATCGAGCCCGCTACCACTGGCAATGCATCACTAGCGCAAGTCCTCCAAGCCCTCGTCAACGAGACCAAGACGCCAGCCTTTCAGGACTTGTTTGGCATCTACCCCAACCCCTTCTACAAGCTTCCTCAAAGCCCTACGGTCAAGGATAGGCAGCTCATCACCATGGCCGACGGCGGGTTGGCAGGACAGAATGTCCCCATCTGGCCTTTTATCCAAAACAAAGGACGAGTCGTAGACGTCCTGATCGCGAACGATAACTCCGCCGACACCACCGACAACTTCCCCAATGGCACAGAAATCCACCAGACGTACTTGAACGCTCAGGCCACTGGACTGACGCGCATGCCTTACATCCCCGACGTTGCTGAGTTCGTGGCCAAAGGTCTTAACAAACGCGCCACATTCTTCGGATGCGAAGACAAGTCCAAAATGTTCATCATCTACCTCCCCAACGTCAACTACACTTTCGCGTCCAACCAGCCGACGTCCAAGATTCAGTATAGTGTGGAGGAGACGAACGCTATGATCAACAATGGCAACCAAATCGCTACGCAGAATGGTGATAAGCAGTGGCCCTTCTGCTTTGCTTGTGGGATTAAGAACAGAGATGGGGCGAAGTTGCCAAAGGGGTGCGATGCCTGCTTCAGCAAGTATTGCTACAAGAGATGA
- a CDS encoding Ecp9-8, whose translation MKLLNYLYTALIVAATHAEAKHGRVKGGGSKGDGETEQEIGTWYCNRGTSGDGRCDATPGVYTFCCMPNKNGEYKYEKEPLNQGYAPDGKTTSCGAGGTIWCAN comes from the exons ATGAAGCTCCTCAACTACCTCTACACAGCTCTCATAGTGGCAGCCACCCACGCCGAAGCCAAACACGGCCGCGTCAAGGGAGGTGGCAGCAAAGGTGATGGTGAAACAGAACAAGAGATAGGGACTTGGTACTGCAACAGAGGCACGAGCGGTGACGGACGATGCGACGCCACACCGGGCGTGTACACTTTCTGC TGCATGCCCAACAAGAACGGGGAGTATAAGTACGAGAAGGAGCCTCTCAATCAGGGCTACGCTCCGGATGGGAAGACGACTTCTTGCGGTGCTGGGGGAACGATTTGGTGTGCGAACTAG
- a CDS encoding Lysophosphatidylserine lipase ABHD12: MFTQLLKYGAIAIGSVGALYLGLLGLLTTSWFQSHVVYLHAIQMTWGKDLDMPEVFGFLHNQVTPFEINSLDGTALYAWHILPVGLYRKNEQTLLGEDSGLVSDFTLRTAFRLLREDPEARLVIHLHGAGGTVASGYRCPNYRALSAGQPEKMHVLTFDYRGFGRSPGTPSERGVILDALSVSDWATNVANIPPDRIVFYSQSLGTAVNMAVAEHYAKQDPPTIFAGHILTAPFVDFPTLVSTYSVAGTIPILGPLARYPTVFTYLKSYIRDKWSTKDRIASYVAAAEANSKSYRITILHAEDDYDIPWTHTPTLFWHAVRATKSMDITFDELEAEKAKRRVDLGGAGNVVEWQTEHGVIREEVLKFGLHDVIMGNPIVTLAVMRMFEGNS; encoded by the coding sequence ATGTTCACGCAACTTCTGAAGTACGGCGCGATCGCCATTGGTTCAGTTGGGGCACTCTATCTCGGCCTCCTGGGCCTTCTAACGACGTCATGGTTCCAGTCTCATGTTGTGTACTTGCACGCGATCCAGATGACTTGGGGAAAGGATCTTGATATGCCAGAGGTCTTTGGTTTCCTACACAATCAAGTCACACCTTTCGAGATCAATTCCCTCGACGGCACCGCTCTCTATGCCTGGCACATCCTCCCTGTTGGCCTATACCGCAAGAATGAGCAAACGCTATTGGGAGAGGACTCGGGACTGGTATCGGACTTTACGTTGCGAACAGCCTTCAGACTGCTTCGCGAGGACCCCGAAGCTAGACTAGTCATTCACCTTCACGGAGCAGGAGGTACCGTTGCATCTGGCTATCGATGTCCCAACTACCGCGCTCTGTCAGCAGGGCAGCCTGAAAAGATGCACGTCCTGACCTTCGACTATCGAGGCTTCGGCCGCAGTCCCGGGACTCCCTCCGAGCGCGGCGTCATCCTCGATGCTCTATCAGTCTCAGACTGGGCCACGAATGTAGCCAACATCCCGCCCGATCGCATAGTCTTTTACAGTCAATCTCTGGGCACAGCGGTCAATATGGCGGTAGCAGAACACTACGCGAAGCAAGATCCGCCAACCATATTCGCCGGCCACATCCTAACAGCACCATTCGTAGACTTCCCTACCTTAGTATCTACATACAGCGTGGCTGGCACAATCCCAATCCTCGGTCCACTGGCTCGATATCCGACTGTTTTCACGTATCTCAAGTCGTACATTCGGGACAAGTGGTCTACAAAGGATCGCATCGCATCATATGTCGCCGCGGCGGAAGCCAACAGCAAGAGCTACCGCATCACGATCTTACATGCCGAAGATGATTACGACATCCCTTGGACGCATACTCCCACCCTCTTCTGGCATGCTGTGCGAGCCACGAAGTCTATGGACATTACTTTCGACGAGCTCGAAGCGGAGAAGGCAAAGCGTAGGGTTGACCTGGGAGGCGCAGGTAATGTGGTGGAATGGCAGACGGAGCATGGTGTCATCAGAGAAGAGGTTCTGAAGTTCGGACTCCACGATGTCATTATGGGCAATCCTATTGTGACGTTGGCGGTTATGAGGATGTTTGAGGGAAACTCGTGA
- a CDS encoding G-patch domain-containing protein, whose protein sequence is MDAQTNKRKFAGGANGPHKAPKMGGGGGGGGGMSKFAQKMMSKMGWQEGQGLGKEGEGIAAPIEVKLRPQGAGVGTVKERTEQYKQEQRRAAERRGEEYEDSSDEERKRRKERQKKSRSGLGGVTSGTSTPGGQPRKQKTKYRSIADVQAAAPGLHVPPQMLSSIVDATGTQTKLLTSAAGLMVAAGTSTDSEADKIAKRERMELEAFLEAWHGIQEQKVFIEEQSGRHQIEVDQQRDEVEKLQAIVEAVENLKLTTATGSSTDNSRSMWSILVDKIEAIQTDHKHDVERFGLSEAAIGALSPLFKKEMANWDPLADPAILVDDLQRIRTMLGLPSFDEVTNVREAARFDESYGRSRRQKETMTYATMMYTIWLPKLRTTITNWDVLNHAPLTSLVHAWRPLLPPFIYSNLIDQLIVPRLTGALQAWDPRKRSHNHKTITVKYAQPHTWLFPWLPYLPPYQLDPKASTGLLIETKRRLRQVLDGWDIASGILAGLQEWRDLLGAELDHVYVRHLLPKLARHLSQNFEVDPSDQDLTPLEKVLAWQDHFKTEVFARLLAAEFFPKWLATLHMWLTSDEANLEEVGQWFTWWKQQIPAKLNAHSDIDAQWEKGTAMINQAMDLLDEGRSLGELAAPAAGPARPIAKELTKKMEAQATAAQQKTAPSELVQDFKDIVEAWCAEEDLTMVPMREAHPQNGLPLFRITASATGKGGVVVFLKGDIVWAQKKGDRSVFDPLGLDERLVERAEGK, encoded by the coding sequence ATGGACGCGCAGACAAATAAGCGCAAGTTCGCTGGCGGTGCCAACGGGCCTCACAAAGCGCCCAAGATGGGTGGCGGAGGTGGTGGAGGCGGCGGCATGTCCAAGTTCGCGCAAAAGATGATGTCCAAGATGGGCTGGCAGGAAGGGCAGGGTCTAGGAAAAGAGGGAGAAGGTATTGCAGCACCGATCGAAGTGAAGCTGCGTCCGCAAGGAGCAGGCGTGGGTACTGTCAAGGAGCGCACGGAGCAGTACAAGCAGGAACAGCGACGAGCTGCAGAGCGACGAGGCGAGGAATATGAAGACAGCAGCGACGAGGAACGCAAGAGGCGTAAGGAGCGGCAGAAGAAGTCGCGCAGTGGTCTGGGTGGTGTCACCAGTGGAACGAGTACGCCCGGGGGACAACCACGCAAGCAGAAGACGAAGTACCGATCGATCGCGGATGTGCAGGCTGCGGCGCCTGGACTGCATGTGCCTCCGCAGATGCTGAGCTCGATTGTGGATGCGACTGGCACGCAGACGAAGTTGCTGACCAGTGCTGCTGGTCTGATGGTGGCAGCAGGAACCTCCACAGACTCGGAGGCCGACAAGATCGCGAAGCGCGAGCGCATGGAGCTTGAAGCATTCCTTGAAGCGTGGCATGGCATACAAGAACAGAAAGTCTTCATCGAGGAGCAGTCTGGCCGACATCAGATTGAGGTCGACCAGCAGCGAGACGAAGTGGAGAAGCTTCAAGCTATAGTTGAGGCAGTCGAGAACCTCAAGCTGACTACCGCTACAGGCTCATCAACTGACAATTCTCGGTCGATGTGGTCGATACTGGTCGACAAAATTGAAGCCATCCAGACCGACCACAAACACGACGTCGAGCGCTTTGGCCTTTCGGAAGCTGCAATCGGAGCACTCAGTCCGCTGTTCAAGAAGGAGATGGCGAACTGGGACCCACTCGCAGATCCAGCGATATTGGTCGATGACTTGCAACGTATTAGGACGATGCTCGGCTTGCCGTCCTTCGACGAAGTCACCAATGTGCGCGAAGCTGCGCGCTTTGACGAAAGCTACGGCCGATCGAGACGACAAAAAGAGACCATGACCTACGCGACGATGATGTACACCATCTGGCTACCCAAGCTTCGAACAACGATCACCAATTGGGATGTGCTCAATCATGCGCCACTGACTAGTCTGGTGCATGCTTGGCGGCCACTTCTTCCACCATTCATCTACAGCAACTTGATCGATCAGCTCATTGTTCCAAGGCTGACAGGAGCCCTTCAGGCTTGGGATCCGAGGAAGCGGAGTCACAATCACAAGACCATCACTGTAAAGTATGCGCAGCCTCATACCTGGCTTTTCCCTTGGCTACCATACCTGCCACCATATCAGCTCGACCCCAAGGCGTCTACAGGCCTTCTTATCGAGACCAAACGAAGGCTACGGCAAGTACTGGATGGTTGGGACATCGCGTCTGGCATCTTGGCCGGTCTCCAAGAGTGGCGTGACTTGCTTGGAGCCGAACTGGATCACGTATACGTGAGGCACCTTCTGCCGAAACTTGCGAGACACCTTTCGCAGAATTTCGAGGTTGATCCATCAGACCAGGATCTGACACCTCTAGAAAAAGTGCTCGCGTGGCAAGACCACTTCAAGACGGAAGTGTTCGCACGTCTCTTGGCAGCCGAATTCTTCCCCAAATGGCTCGCTACCTTGCACATGTGGTTGACTTCAGACGAAGCAAATCTTGAAGAAGTGGGACAGTGGTTCACTTGGTGGAAGCAACAGATCCCAGCCAAGCTCAATGCGCATAGTGATATTGACGCTCAGTGGGAAAAGGGCACCGCCATGATCAACCAGGCTATGGACTTGCTGGACGAGGGCCGCTCTCTGGGTGAACTGGCTGCACCGGCTGCAGGCCCCGCACGACCGATTGCGAAAGAGCTCACCAAAAAGATGGAAGCGCAGGCCACTGCTGCCCAGCAAAAGACGGCACCAAGCGAGCTAGTGCAAGACTTCAAGGATATTGTCGAGGCGTGGTGCGCGGAAGAGGACCTCACGATGGTGCCGATGCGTGAAGCACATCCGCAAAACGGACTACCACTCTTCAGAATTACTGCCAGCGCTACCGGCAAGGGTGGAGTGGTTGTATTCTTAAAGGGCGACATTGTCTGGGCACAGAAGAAGGGAGATCGAAGCGTCTTCGATCCGCTTGGTCTTGACGAAAGACTTGTTGAGCGCGCAGAGGGCAAGTAA
- a CDS encoding Alpha-xylosidase A, translating into MYDPPLEGPENGALTGMKYDVKVNGTQTVAIRNGKTIVKTYSPNQNNQTIVRLAFYRVEQDGSETLLANEYSPLKSINRAITRGKTEATTSLQRSRSVRRPMSRSMALELSRITS; encoded by the coding sequence ATGTACGATCCGCCGCTGGAAGGACCGGAGAATGGGGCTTTGACAGGCATGAAGTACGATGTCAAAGTCAACGGCACGCAGACTGTGGCTATCAGGAACGGCAAAACTATTGTGAAGACATACAGTCCAAATCAGAACAATCAGACGATTGTGCGGCTGGCCTTCTACAGAGTCGAACAGGATGGGAGCGAGACACTGCTGGCCAACGAGTACTCGCCGCTGAAGTCGATCAATCGCGCTATCACTCGTGGAAAGACCGAGGCTACGACTTCTCTGCAGCGTTCTCGTTCAGTACGACGCCCGATGAGCAGATCTATGGCACTGGAACTCAGCAGGATCACCTCATAA